Proteins found in one Rhodobacteraceae bacterium D3-12 genomic segment:
- a CDS encoding L,D-transpeptidase family protein produces the protein MRWLLGAALLGVALGAGALAYANAARHMAPAQPPAMAPAGEQADAITVHKAARRLVLLRNGVPIRSYAISLGADPSGPKAREGDERTPEGTYVIDWRNARSIAHLSLHISYPNAADVAAAKAAGVSAGGDIMIHGLPNGWGAIGALHRLWDWTDGCIGLTNAEMSEVWSLVPDGTPITIYND, from the coding sequence TTGCGCTGGCTGCTTGGCGCAGCACTGCTTGGTGTGGCGCTTGGGGCAGGGGCTCTGGCCTATGCAAACGCGGCGCGCCACATGGCCCCGGCACAGCCACCCGCCATGGCCCCTGCGGGCGAACAGGCGGATGCCATAACGGTCCACAAAGCGGCGCGTAGACTGGTCTTGCTGCGCAATGGTGTGCCGATCCGCAGCTATGCCATCTCGCTTGGGGCTGATCCCAGCGGCCCTAAAGCCCGCGAAGGGGATGAGCGCACGCCCGAAGGCACCTATGTGATCGACTGGCGCAATGCCCGCTCGATTGCGCATCTGAGCCTGCATATCTCATATCCTAACGCCGCGGATGTCGCGGCGGCCAAGGCGGCGGGCGTGTCGGCGGGGGGCGATATCATGATCCACGGGCTGCCCAATGGCTGGGGCGCGATCGGGGCGCTGCACCGGCTCTGGGACTGGACCGATGGCTGCATCGGCCTCACCAATGCGGAAATGTCCGAAGTCTGGTCACTTGTGCCCGACGGGACGCCGATCACGATCTATAACGACTGA
- a CDS encoding 3-keto-5-aminohexanoate cleavage protein, giving the protein MTPEARFAAVEQLAKAGLLEWTVVDPGSTLFLSHEDAAQGVPGFLYDNPEGDIRQGLMLGQRHAFHPSYAIYEPGFVRAGAALAACYPGVPRPVYRFMFSDGFTFGYPPREYALESYLALLDELDSGAAWMVAGLQVDIRPLIGAAVARGGHVRVGLEDAPFGSAMSNMEWTETAVREIEAAGGALASTDEVRAMVR; this is encoded by the coding sequence ATGACGCCGGAGGCGCGGTTTGCGGCGGTAGAGCAACTGGCCAAAGCGGGGTTGCTGGAATGGACCGTGGTAGACCCGGGCAGCACATTGTTTTTGAGCCATGAGGACGCAGCGCAGGGCGTGCCGGGGTTTTTATATGACAACCCGGAAGGCGACATTCGCCAAGGTTTGATGCTGGGTCAGCGTCACGCGTTCCATCCAAGCTATGCGATTTACGAGCCGGGGTTTGTGCGCGCGGGGGCGGCTTTGGCGGCGTGTTATCCCGGCGTGCCGAGGCCGGTCTATCGCTTCATGTTCTCGGACGGGTTCACCTTTGGCTATCCGCCACGGGAGTATGCGCTGGAGAGCTATCTGGCGCTGCTGGACGAGCTGGACAGCGGCGCGGCGTGGATGGTGGCCGGGTTGCAGGTGGATATTCGCCCGCTGATCGGTGCGGCGGTGGCGCGGGGCGGGCATGTGCGCGTCGGGCTTGAGGATGCGCCGTTTGGGAGTGCGATGAGCAATATGGAGTGGACCGAAACCGCCGTACGCGAGATTGAGGCCGCGGGCGGCGCCCTTGCCAGCACCGATGAGGTCCGCGCGATGGTGCGCTGA
- a CDS encoding 3-keto-5-aminohexanoate cleavage protein, producing the protein MTKTCLEVALNGPWSQERQPGMPITTEALIAEGIACADLGAAVIHVHVYNPNTGRQFEDFDAYRAVIEGIRAEKDVIVYPTRLWPDQPMRPPR; encoded by the coding sequence ATGACGAAAACCTGTTTGGAAGTCGCTTTGAACGGGCCGTGGTCGCAAGAGCGGCAACCGGGGATGCCGATCACGACCGAGGCATTGATCGCCGAAGGGATTGCCTGTGCCGATCTGGGCGCGGCGGTGATCCATGTGCATGTTTACAACCCCAACACCGGCCGACAATTCGAGGATTTCGACGCCTATCGCGCCGTGATCGAAGGCATTCGCGCCGAGAAGGATGTGATCGTTTACCCCACCCGCCTTTGGCCGGATCAGCCGATGCGCCCGCCAAGATGA
- a CDS encoding ester cyclase has translation MPTDPEQNKANAMAFYDMMFNQCAPREAITQYAGDSYIQHNPHVGDGKEAFIAYFEEMARDYPGKSVRFVRAIAENDLVVLHCHQVWPNSDDYAGIDIFRFDDNGKVVEHWDVLQVITGTSANDNGLF, from the coding sequence ATGCCAACCGACCCAGAGCAGAACAAGGCCAACGCGATGGCCTTTTATGACATGATGTTCAACCAATGCGCGCCCCGCGAAGCCATCACCCAATACGCCGGGGACAGCTATATTCAACACAACCCCCATGTCGGTGATGGGAAAGAGGCCTTCATCGCCTATTTCGAAGAGATGGCCCGCGATTACCCCGGTAAATCGGTGCGCTTTGTCCGCGCCATCGCAGAAAACGACCTTGTCGTGCTGCATTGCCATCAGGTCTGGCCAAACAGCGACGACTACGCCGGCATCGACATCTTCCGCTTTGATGACAACGGCAAGGTGGTCGAACATTGGGACGTGCTGCAGGTGATCACGGGCACCTCGGCCAACGACAACGGACTGTTCTGA
- a CDS encoding pirin family protein produces the protein MSIRPTIETRKAVAAIEGAGVHLHRAFGFQGPSELDPFLLFDDFRNEDPSDYAPGFPWHPHRGIETITYVLSGEVEHQDSLGNTGALGAGDVQWMTAGSGIMHQEMPKGNAAGQMHGFQLWANLPGDLKMTAPRYQDVTSGEIPEIIEDDGTRVRVVVGEFWGKRGPVDGIAADPQYLDISVPPGVKKTFPVDTYRRAFAYVFEGSGAFSDASAPSGVLLEKEVMGQEVNIRDMSGDRTLVRFGSGDEVTVQAGEEGVRFLLVSGAPIAEPVAWHGPIVMNTKDELRQAFRDLQNGTFIKPAH, from the coding sequence ATGTCGATCCGACCAACGATAGAAACCCGCAAAGCCGTCGCCGCCATTGAGGGCGCGGGCGTTCATCTGCACCGGGCGTTCGGGTTTCAGGGCCCGTCCGAGCTCGACCCGTTCCTGTTGTTCGATGATTTTCGCAACGAAGACCCATCGGATTATGCGCCGGGGTTTCCGTGGCATCCGCATCGCGGGATCGAGACGATCACCTATGTTCTGTCCGGCGAGGTCGAGCATCAGGACAGCCTTGGCAACACCGGCGCGCTTGGCGCGGGGGATGTGCAATGGATGACCGCCGGGTCCGGGATTATGCATCAGGAAATGCCAAAGGGGAACGCCGCAGGCCAGATGCACGGGTTTCAGCTTTGGGCAAATCTGCCCGGTGATCTCAAGATGACAGCGCCGCGCTATCAGGATGTGACCTCCGGCGAAATCCCCGAAATCATTGAGGATGACGGCACCCGCGTGCGGGTTGTTGTTGGCGAATTTTGGGGCAAGCGCGGGCCGGTTGATGGCATTGCTGCTGATCCGCAATATTTGGACATTTCGGTGCCACCGGGCGTGAAAAAGACCTTTCCTGTCGACACTTACCGGCGTGCCTTTGCCTATGTGTTCGAAGGTTCGGGCGCATTTTCCGATGCCAGCGCGCCTTCGGGCGTGTTGTTGGAAAAAGAGGTGATGGGTCAGGAGGTGAACATCCGCGACATGAGCGGCGATCGCACTTTGGTTCGGTTTGGCAGTGGCGACGAGGTGACGGTGCAGGCGGGCGAAGAAGGAGTTCGCTTCCTGCTGGTGTCCGGCGCGCCGATTGCCGAGCCTGTGGCGTGGCACGGTCCGATTGTGATGAACACCAAGGACGAGCTGCGCCAAGCGTTTCGCGACTTGCAGAACGGGACATTCATCAAGCCCGCGCATTAA
- a CDS encoding NAD(P)-dependent oxidoreductase produces MEIGFIGLGNVGGKLSGSLLRNGVSLHVHDLDAALVADFVARGAKAGGSAAALMQSCDAVITCLPSPAASAAVMAEMLPHVGPGKIWMEMSTTDEAEVKRLGAEVIARGGAAVDCPVSGGCHRAATGNISIFAGCARETFESILPLLTTMGRRVLHTGPLGTASVLKVMTNYLATGHLLMLCEALTTMKAAGMDLGVTYEAIKASSGNSFVHETESQLILSGNRCVDFTMDLVLKDIGLFQQIAERHDVPLDISPLLIDLMQDGQARYGTRGQSDRMIERLEEATGLSITAPGFPTELIDDEPEERGYEMVIRR; encoded by the coding sequence ATGGAAATCGGTTTCATTGGGCTTGGCAACGTAGGGGGCAAGCTGTCTGGCAGTTTGCTTAGAAACGGGGTTTCGCTGCATGTGCATGACCTCGACGCGGCGCTGGTTGCGGATTTTGTCGCGCGCGGGGCCAAGGCGGGGGGCAGCGCGGCGGCGCTTATGCAGAGCTGTGACGCGGTGATCACCTGCCTGCCGTCGCCTGCGGCGTCGGCGGCGGTGATGGCGGAGATGCTGCCTCATGTCGGCCCCGGCAAGATCTGGATGGAAATGTCGACCACGGATGAAGCCGAGGTCAAACGCCTTGGGGCAGAGGTCATCGCGCGGGGCGGAGCGGCGGTGGATTGTCCGGTCTCTGGCGGGTGTCACCGTGCGGCGACCGGCAATATCTCGATCTTTGCCGGCTGTGCGCGTGAGACATTTGAGAGCATCCTGCCGCTGCTGACCACCATGGGGCGGCGGGTGCTGCATACCGGGCCGCTTGGCACCGCTTCGGTGCTCAAGGTGATGACCAACTATCTTGCCACTGGCCACCTCTTGATGCTTTGCGAGGCGCTGACCACGATGAAAGCGGCGGGGATGGACCTTGGCGTGACTTACGAAGCGATCAAGGCGTCTTCGGGCAATTCATTCGTGCATGAGACCGAAAGCCAGCTGATCCTGTCGGGCAACCGCTGTGTCGATTTCACCATGGACCTTGTGCTCAAGGACATCGGCCTGTTTCAGCAGATCGCAGAGCGCCATGATGTGCCGCTCGACATATCGCCGCTGTTGATCGACCTGATGCAGGACGGGCAGGCGCGCTATGGCACGCGCGGGCAGTCCGACCGGATGATTGAACGGCTGGAGGAGGCGACGGGGCTTTCGATCACCGCGCCGGGCTTCCCGACCGAGCTGATTGACGATGAACCCGAAGAGCGGGGCTATGAAATGGTGATCCGGCGCTAG
- a CDS encoding pilus assembly protein: MFDTLKLRLAAFRDNDEGTVAVEAAVIFPMVMWAFLAMFVYFEGYRQTAINHKAANTIADMLSRETANINATYIDNTKALFDMLAEANGDTKIRISVIKWAKNHDAFRVNWSKVRGNGITKLTHDDLVPLEAKLPEVPNQERMVLVETWSTYKPLFKIGMDDTVMNTFVFTRLRFAPQLRYSS, encoded by the coding sequence ATGTTCGACACTCTGAAACTCCGCCTCGCCGCGTTCCGTGACAATGACGAAGGCACCGTGGCCGTAGAAGCCGCCGTAATCTTCCCCATGGTGATGTGGGCGTTTCTGGCGATGTTCGTCTACTTCGAGGGCTACCGCCAGACCGCGATCAACCACAAAGCCGCCAACACGATCGCTGATATGCTGTCGCGTGAAACGGCCAATATCAACGCGACCTATATCGACAACACCAAGGCGTTGTTCGATATGCTGGCCGAGGCCAATGGCGACACCAAGATCCGTATCTCGGTGATCAAATGGGCCAAAAACCACGATGCGTTTCGGGTGAACTGGTCCAAGGTGCGCGGCAATGGCATCACCAAGTTGACCCATGACGATCTGGTCCCGCTTGAAGCCAAGCTGCCGGAGGTGCCCAATCAGGAGCGCATGGTTCTGGTCGAAACCTGGAGCACCTACAAGCCGCTGTTCAAGATCGGCATGGACGACACGGTGATGAACACCTTCGTCTTCACCCGCCTGCGCTTCGCCCCACAGCTGCGCTATAGCAGCTGA
- a CDS encoding pilus assembly protein yields the protein MKASFLKRPFFKRLWDREDGTATVEFAIVFPFFISLFLSSVELGMITLRHTMLERGLDLAVRDIRLGTGTAPQHDDIKDEICEYAGLIPNCAASLRLEMVQVDLRTAVAMPDDVDCVDTSKEVEPVRSFVNGQENELMILRACVKYDPIFPTSGLGKQLKVDGAGQAALVAMSAFVQEPE from the coding sequence ATGAAGGCTTCATTCCTCAAACGCCCCTTTTTCAAGCGCCTGTGGGACAGGGAAGACGGCACGGCGACGGTTGAATTCGCCATTGTCTTTCCCTTCTTTATCTCACTGTTCCTCAGCTCGGTGGAGCTTGGCATGATCACGCTGCGCCACACGATGCTGGAACGCGGGCTTGACCTTGCTGTGCGTGACATCCGTCTTGGCACCGGCACCGCGCCGCAACATGACGATATCAAGGACGAGATCTGTGAATACGCCGGGCTGATCCCGAACTGCGCGGCGTCGCTGCGCCTTGAGATGGTGCAGGTTGATCTGCGCACGGCCGTGGCCATGCCCGATGACGTCGACTGTGTTGATACCTCCAAAGAGGTAGAGCCGGTGCGGTCGTTCGTGAACGGTCAGGAAAACGAGCTTATGATCCTGCGCGCTTGCGTCAAATACGATCCGATTTTCCCTACCAGCGGCCTGGGCAAGCAGCTCAAGGTTGATGGCGCCGGACAGGCCGCTCTTGTCGCCATGTCGGCCTTTGTGCAGGAGCCTGAATAA
- a CDS encoding VWA domain-containing protein: MLKHVQTKTDLLDGDCRENRNFLRQLEGRVRAFRDEESGVLVAFGVFFILIILMIGGIGVDLMRFEFTRTSLQNTLDRAVLAAADLDQSLDPQAVVEDYFAKSSMGSYLSSVTVDQGLNYKEVSATAEIEMDTQLIHMLGINSLKAPAAGTAAESVDGVEISLVLDMSGSMGSNNRLSNLKVAAKDFVTTMINSGPVGDVSISIVPYATQVNAGELLSSYFNLTGEHDFSYCVNFSSSDYNSTSVSTSASLQQTGPFDPWYQVETNLRLPVCPERASSDIMAYSLSESALHSYIEGFSANGNTSTDIGVKWGTLLLDPAMQPVVTDLIAKGDVHNGFAGRPVAYDDDALKVMVVMSDGQNTSQYYLASNSYRTGNTDVWFYEGDYDNDGYVERVYTIKSGSTYYYKQATSWSNSYNGFTSASFINHPGTNKYYGSKPFLDGQSKRLTFPELFHQASNEYVADALYKDIWSNSYADQYWQYNAYNSVSGYTKDNRLDDICTAAKNAGIIIFTIGFEAPSHGEGVLEDCASSQAHFFDVDGIEISDAFVSIAASISKLRLVQ, from the coding sequence ATGTTGAAACACGTTCAGACAAAGACCGATCTGCTTGACGGCGACTGCCGTGAGAACCGTAACTTCCTGCGTCAGCTTGAGGGGCGCGTCCGTGCCTTTCGCGATGAAGAAAGCGGAGTTCTGGTAGCATTCGGGGTCTTCTTCATCCTTATTATTCTAATGATTGGCGGTATCGGGGTTGACCTGATGCGCTTTGAGTTCACCCGAACGAGCCTTCAGAACACGCTTGACCGCGCCGTTCTGGCGGCGGCTGACCTTGACCAATCGCTCGACCCGCAGGCGGTGGTGGAAGACTATTTCGCCAAGTCGTCGATGGGCAGCTATCTGTCGTCGGTCACTGTCGACCAGGGTTTGAACTATAAAGAGGTGTCGGCCACCGCCGAGATCGAAATGGACACCCAGTTGATCCACATGCTTGGCATCAACTCGTTGAAAGCGCCCGCCGCCGGCACCGCCGCCGAGAGCGTGGACGGTGTGGAAATTTCGCTCGTGCTCGATATGTCCGGCTCGATGGGCTCCAACAACCGCCTGTCCAACCTCAAGGTTGCGGCCAAGGATTTTGTGACCACGATGATCAACTCTGGCCCGGTCGGCGACGTGTCGATTTCGATCGTGCCCTACGCCACACAGGTGAACGCGGGTGAGCTTTTGTCCTCGTATTTCAACCTGACGGGCGAGCACGACTTCTCCTACTGTGTGAACTTCTCGTCTTCGGATTACAACAGCACCTCGGTTTCGACCTCGGCGTCGCTGCAACAGACGGGTCCGTTCGACCCCTGGTATCAGGTGGAAACCAACTTGCGCCTGCCGGTTTGCCCGGAGCGTGCCAGCTCGGACATCATGGCTTACTCGCTGAGCGAGAGCGCCTTGCACAGCTATATCGAAGGCTTCTCGGCCAATGGGAACACCTCGACCGATATCGGCGTCAAATGGGGCACCCTGCTTCTTGACCCTGCAATGCAACCGGTCGTGACAGACTTGATCGCCAAGGGCGACGTGCACAACGGCTTTGCCGGTCGCCCGGTGGCCTATGATGATGACGCGCTCAAAGTGATGGTGGTGATGTCGGACGGTCAGAACACCTCGCAGTACTATCTTGCGAGCAACAGCTATCGCACGGGCAACACGGATGTGTGGTTCTATGAGGGCGACTATGACAACGACGGTTACGTCGAGCGGGTCTACACGATCAAATCCGGGTCGACATACTATTACAAGCAGGCCACCAGCTGGAGCAACAGCTATAACGGTTTCACCTCGGCCAGCTTTATCAACCATCCCGGCACCAACAAATATTATGGCAGCAAGCCGTTTCTTGACGGCCAGTCCAAGCGGCTGACCTTCCCGGAATTGTTCCATCAGGCGTCGAACGAATACGTCGCCGATGCCCTTTACAAGGACATCTGGAGCAACAGCTATGCTGACCAATACTGGCAGTATAACGCCTATAACTCCGTGAGCGGCTATACCAAGGACAACCGTCTGGATGATATCTGCACCGCCGCCAAGAACGCCGGGATCATCATCTTTACCATCGGCTTTGAAGCGCCAAGCCACGGTGAGGGTGTTCTGGAAGACTGTGCCAGCTCGCAAGCCCACTTCTTTGATGTGGATGGCATTGAAATCTCGGATGCCTTCGTTTCCATCGCCGCGTCGATCTCGAAACTGCGGCTGGTGCAATAA
- a CDS encoding pilus assembly protein, with translation MIGLIKSPRAALRRFIRGEKGTATVEFAIMFPFYITLFLSSVELGMIHFRHSMLERGLDMAVRDIRLGTGSNPSHDDIKDAICTFAGVLPECSDNLRLEMILVDPRNYNAPSSTADCIDHSEESNPMQGFVHGGSNQMMLLRACYVFSPVIPTSGLGYQLPKDGAGNVAMTASSAFVQEPRG, from the coding sequence ATGATCGGTCTTATCAAAAGCCCCCGCGCGGCCCTGCGCCGGTTTATACGGGGTGAAAAGGGCACAGCGACGGTCGAATTCGCCATCATGTTCCCGTTCTATATCACGCTGTTCTTGTCCTCGGTCGAGTTGGGCATGATCCATTTCCGTCACTCCATGCTGGAGCGCGGGCTGGACATGGCGGTGCGCGACATTCGGCTTGGCACCGGCTCGAACCCGAGCCATGACGACATCAAGGACGCGATTTGCACCTTTGCCGGGGTTTTGCCGGAGTGCAGTGATAACCTGCGGCTTGAGATGATCTTGGTTGATCCGCGCAATTACAATGCTCCGTCGAGCACGGCTGATTGCATTGACCATTCTGAAGAGTCGAACCCGATGCAGGGATTTGTGCATGGCGGGTCGAACCAGATGATGCTGTTGCGGGCGTGTTATGTGTTTTCGCCGGTGATCCCGACGTCGGGGCTTGGGTATCAATTGCCCAAGGACGGGGCGGGTAATGTTGCAATGACGGCCTCTTCGGCCTTTGTTCAGGAGCCACGCGGATGA
- a CDS encoding pilus assembly protein TadG-related protein — protein sequence MMTSHSMLGTARRLADARCGALGQRLGRQAGEFRDDESGVMIAFTIFFFLIILIMAGIGVDLMHFEMKRTQLQNTMDRAVLAAADLQQPLDPVDVVQDYIDKAGLDATLTAAPTVNSGLNFKDVLASAELNVPTQFIHMLGIDHLTAPAAAAAREAIEGIEVVMVLDVSGSMGWNNKLVNLKPAAREFVTTVLGLAQTGDVTVSIVPYNTQVNAGAALLSNYNASTEHSYSNCVNFAAADFNSAALSPTAPLERAAHFDRSNNSERAWPPVGPASAGGLQTPNCATAPFSEIMVMSNNATQLHNKINSFQAGGNTSIDVAMKWATALVDPGTRPVITNMIGNGDVSALNAGRPVAYTEPGILKVIVVMTDGENTSQWRLRDDLHAGDSDVYYNPAADRYSIRIGTSPNEYFWPHNGSWNDHAFGDGPSETGSAQRLTYPELFAFNTLRRNRDSNFRPAYVSLYGSAGNSMVNNEWYNDIVQYVPASTKDTRLQAICSQAKANEVMIYSIGFEATTNGQNQMRACASTPSHFFDVNGVDISSAFQAIAASIAQLRLTQ from the coding sequence ATGATGACGAGTCACTCGATGCTAGGGACTGCCCGTAGGTTGGCCGATGCACGCTGCGGTGCATTGGGTCAGCGGCTGGGCCGTCAAGCGGGCGAATTTCGCGATGATGAAAGCGGCGTGATGATCGCTTTCACGATCTTTTTCTTCCTTATCATTCTGATCATGGCCGGGATCGGCGTTGATCTGATGCATTTCGAGATGAAGCGCACCCAGCTTCAGAACACGATGGACCGTGCCGTTCTGGCGGCGGCCGATTTGCAGCAACCGCTCGACCCGGTCGACGTGGTTCAGGATTACATCGACAAAGCCGGTCTGGATGCGACGCTGACCGCCGCGCCGACCGTGAACAGCGGGCTGAACTTCAAGGATGTTCTGGCCAGTGCCGAGTTGAACGTGCCGACGCAGTTCATTCACATGCTGGGGATCGACCATCTGACCGCACCTGCCGCTGCCGCCGCGCGCGAAGCGATTGAGGGCATCGAGGTGGTGATGGTTCTGGATGTGTCCGGCTCGATGGGGTGGAACAACAAGCTGGTCAATCTCAAACCGGCGGCGCGCGAGTTTGTGACGACGGTTCTTGGGCTGGCGCAGACCGGCGATGTGACCGTGTCGATCGTGCCCTACAACACGCAGGTGAATGCCGGGGCGGCGTTGCTGTCAAATTACAACGCCAGCACCGAACACAGCTATTCCAATTGCGTCAACTTTGCTGCGGCGGATTTCAACAGTGCCGCGTTGAGCCCCACTGCTCCGCTGGAACGTGCCGCGCATTTTGACCGTTCGAACAATTCAGAGCGCGCATGGCCGCCGGTTGGTCCGGCGTCAGCAGGCGGCTTGCAGACGCCCAACTGTGCCACTGCGCCGTTCTCGGAAATCATGGTGATGAGCAACAACGCGACGCAGTTGCACAACAAGATCAATTCGTTTCAGGCCGGGGGCAACACCTCGATTGATGTGGCGATGAAATGGGCGACCGCATTGGTAGATCCGGGCACGCGCCCGGTGATCACAAACATGATCGGCAACGGCGATGTTTCGGCTCTGAATGCCGGGCGCCCCGTGGCCTATACCGAGCCGGGTATTTTGAAGGTGATCGTGGTGATGACCGATGGCGAGAACACCTCGCAGTGGCGGTTGCGCGATGATCTGCACGCGGGCGACTCGGATGTGTATTACAACCCCGCTGCCGACCGGTATTCGATCCGTATCGGCACCAGCCCGAACGAGTATTTCTGGCCCCATAACGGGTCGTGGAACGATCATGCCTTTGGCGATGGTCCGTCAGAGACAGGCTCGGCGCAGCGTCTGACCTATCCTGAGTTGTTTGCGTTCAACACATTGAGACGCAACCGCGATTCCAATTTCCGGCCCGCCTATGTCAGCCTTTATGGCAGTGCAGGCAACAGCATGGTGAACAACGAATGGTACAATGATATCGTTCAATACGTTCCCGCCAGCACCAAAGACACGCGGCTTCAGGCGATTTGCAGCCAGGCCAAGGCGAATGAGGTGATGATCTATTCCATCGGCTTTGAAGCAACGACAAACGGTCAGAACCAGATGCGCGCCTGTGCCAGCACGCCGAGCCATTTCTTTGACGTGAACGGGGTGGATATTTCCAGCGCGTTTCAGGCGATTGCCGCCTCTATCGCACAATTGAGGTTGACCCAATGA
- a CDS encoding sarcosine oxidase subunit delta, whose product MRIDCPLCGARDRREFTYKGAALALDRPAPDAPLEAWNDYLHIRDNPAGETRELWYHESGCAAWLVVTRNVSTHEITAVELARSVKEVAS is encoded by the coding sequence ATGCGCATTGACTGCCCCCTTTGTGGCGCCCGTGACCGCCGCGAATTCACCTACAAGGGCGCCGCCCTCGCGCTTGACCGCCCCGCACCCGACGCGCCGCTCGAGGCATGGAACGACTACCTGCACATCCGCGACAATCCCGCCGGTGAAACCCGCGAACTCTGGTATCACGAGAGCGGCTGCGCGGCGTGGCTGGTTGTCACCCGCAATGTCTCAACCCATGAAATCACCGCCGTTGAGCTCGCCCGCTCAGTTAAGGAGGTCGCGTCATGA